A genomic region of Rhipicephalus sanguineus isolate Rsan-2018 chromosome 1, BIME_Rsan_1.4, whole genome shotgun sequence contains the following coding sequences:
- the LOC119381584 gene encoding ganglioside-induced differentiation-associated protein 1, protein MLLVLYTRGISFMPRVMDVSHGEQMEPWFLDMSPLGELPVLKHGDSVFTDVNQMMIYIDQIFPSTDPVGKLFPDKGTDLGSLVESIVKDLGKINIPLLVYGTLFHPEMAISSSMTDEEQKKKAALVKQGKAQILELMERNPDYVSSYVEKQRAYDTFLGLAQSENAVNKELEEVEKVMDSMEDLLNSRKLSGNSTPDATQTWLFSIYVSAADVHLMVLLHAVYKAGLWDRYFEKTQKKHKNLTRYFKRMKHDPLISKALPGLIK, encoded by the exons ATGTTGCTGGTCCTGTACACGAGGGGAATCAGCTTCATGCCCCGAGTCATGGACGTTTCGCACGGCGAGCAGATGGAGCCCTGGTTTCTCGACATGAGCCCCCTGGGAGAGTTGCCCGTGCTCAAACATGGTGACAGTGTCTTCACCGACGTCAACCAGATGATGATCTATATCGACCAGATATTCCCGTCCACAG ATCCGGTAGGGAAACTGTTCCCCGACAAAGGGACCGACCTCGGCAGTTTGGTGGAAAGCATAGTCAAGGACCTTGGAAAAATCAACATCCCGTTGCTCGTGTACGGCACCCTGTTTCACCCCGAAATGGCCATCTCTTCGAGCATGACAGACGAAGAGCAGAAGAAGAAGGCCG CTCTGGTTAAACAGGGCAAGGCGCAGATACTCGAGCTGATGGAGCGTAACCCGGACTACGTGAGCTCGTACGTGGAAAAGCAGCGCGCGTACGACACCTTCCTGGGCCTCGCTCAATCAGAGAATGCCGTCAACAAAGAGCTTGAGGAAGTCGAGAAGGTCATGGACAGCATGGAAGACTTGCTCAACTCGAGGAAGCTCTCCGGCAACAGCACGCCTG ATGCAACACAGACGTGGTTGTTCTCTATCTATGTGTCAGCAGCCGATGTCCATCTCATGGTACTGCTACATGCTGTCTACAAGGCAGGCCTGTGGGATCGTTACTTTGAGAAGACACAGAAGAAGCACAAAAACCTGACGAGATACTTCAAGAGGATGAAGCATGACCCTCTCATCAGCAAAGCACTCCCAGGGCTTATCAAGTAG